The window TAGTTCTGAACGGGTTTGATCAATATTAAAAATTCTACGCGAGGAGTCAGCTACCAACGGTAGAATATACCAATTtccaaaaaaacaagaaataaATTTGTTTAACCGTTTGCGTAAACCATAAAGGCCCATGTTAATATATATGTAACAGAACGTATGATTTTATTCTATTGCCAGAGTACAACTCGAGTTATGTAGGGTAAGGATGGGCACCTCATCTAGCTCTGTAGCCGTGTGAGAGTAGCGTTCTTGGAACTATtctctttctgcttcttgtgGTACCAATCACGTTTGCAATCAGGGTAACCGGAATGGGGGCCTGGTCAGCCATTGTTATCTGCTACTGTACACTACGAAAAATGTACTGGTTATCATTTACGATCATAATGGGAATCTGATCAAAgatttaaaatttttttgCCACAGCTTGACTTGCTTCGTTGTTCTCTTGTGTATTACTGTCTCCATACACCTACATTATGATTGAACGCTCACATTTCCACATATCCGCAATGACTTCAATATGTTTCAGAGTGGAAATCACGTATGCAATGACCAAGTTCAGAAAACATAGCTACCACTTTGAAATGCCCTAGGAGACATGgttttgttgatgttggctgGGTGAACTCATACAGGAGCCTTACCGATGGACAGCAGAGGGAGCCATCTTGCTGAGTAAGTCCCTACACATGATTTAGAAACCGGAAACTCATGGATAATGAAAGATTGCGTTGCCGGCTAGAGATTGAAACATGCACGATGAAAGAGTTTGCCGATGCAAGAGATCGAGAAACAGTTACCCCAGACCGGTTCTGCCTTTCTGCATACCATTGGCTTAGAATATTCTAGTATCCTGATGCCAGCCCATGTTGGGAGATTTGTCGGCGCCGTCTAATTATACAAAAGTTTCTTTTTCAAGGCCATATTACAAGGGATGACAGTTGTTCATTGACAATGAGTACATACTATCCTTTGGCGCACGGTTCGTCACACCTATTCAAATATGCTTCCAACTTATAATACTAAGCAACTGTTTACAACCATAGTAATTTCTTCATAAGTTTCTGTTTTCCGTTTTCAAGCCAATGTCTTCAAGAATTCAACAATTCTCTCTCCTAGCCATTCGCGAGCAGAGTCCCGTCGAACGGTATGGCCAGTATTCGGTATCAAATCTGACAAAGGACTAACTTGAGCTCCCGCCTCTTGATAAAGCTTGTTTAATCTTTTCTGATCAACATGACGTGGTACATTCTCGTCTTTTGCAGAATGCAGAACCAGCACGGGTTTGTCAAAGCGGCTCCAGATTTTCTTTATCGTAGCATTATCAAGATCAGAGGAAAAGTAATCCTCATCTCCGCTAAACCGAAAATTGTTAGTAAATGGGTGTAATATTTTGTGGGTTGATATGATTGCAGCTACACACCCCTTTGCCAATAATGATCTTAATCTGTACGCTGAGACGGCAAGCCCTAGCGATGGTGGGATGACCTCTTTTGGAGCAATGTGGTCTGCTTTACCCTCTGCAATCATCTGCTCCGCAACTTGTACGCTCTTATCTGTATCTGGAAACTCCAGCTTAAATGCTTCACGATCAGAAATTGGTGCTTGCAGAATGAAGCCGTCGACTGGGCTGCTGCCATGCTTGGCGTAGTTTGTGTATTCTGCACAGTCCTATAGTACCGTTAACCCTCACTTCCAACATGCTCATTAGAGAAAGTAGGCAACAAATGCGAATCATACCTGACAACCTGTAGAGTGGCCAAAAAGCacgattttttctttaccaATCGATCTCAAATATTTGACAAGCGTGGAGATGTCGGCGACATCGTCAGCGAGCGATGCAGTGCCAAATCCCGAAAAAGAGCTTCTTAAGCGAAACTCAAAGAGGGAATAGCTCAGattttctgcatcttcgAGATATTTTGCAACAGTCCGAAGATACTGCACAGAATGTGGCCCGTCTCCTAGACCTCCGATGAAGACAACGGCGTTCTTGCGCCCAATTGAGCCCGTCTCGTAGGCTGCGTAGCCGGGACGGTAAGGGTGGACCGTAACGGAGAAGGGGACATTAGCattcatgatggcgatgaagaaggtcTGGTTTGTTTCCTATGAGTAGCATTGGAGATGTGCTTTACGTTCTGGGTCAAACGATTAAATGCATCCTACGGATGACACGATGGAATAAATACTGGAGCAGTGTAAGCAGGAATGCATTCATCCGTTGAAACGCGCTAGAGGGTCTGCTGTAGGGGTCTGGGGGGGTGTGCATGTGGAGCAACCGGGGTGTTATAAGGTATCCATGGGATGATCCATCTCAGCCCGTTTACGTGTACAACACtcactactccgtactccgtactccgaACTGAAGCATTGGTTACAGGGGGTCAAGAGATCCACAGCTGACAGAAGTATGTAACGACAGATGCATGTGATTAAATTGGTGTGCACCTGGTAGCCTCGGAGGGATAAGGCAGACACTTGCTCATACAGCGAGCAGTACTGAAAGCGCCTACTACGCAGTGCCTAAGCGAATGCTCTCATTGTGATTACCCAGTGATATTTTCAGAAGAAAACAAGTCTTCAACTTAAAAGTCGATAATAAAAAACGTTCGAATAGCAACAGCATGAACGCTCAAAGCTGAATGTCCTCAACCTTGCGCAAAGGATCAGTAACGATTGCGCTGATCGCCTTCCCAAAAACGCGAGCTACCTCGCGCTTCTCATCTGAGCTGAGGAAATTTGGCCGGAAAGTTAACTTCACCAGAGTCCCGGCATTTCCATCACTTACGCGCACGGTAATGTCATACTGAAACATGTTTGTTAGTCATATATGCTCGCACAGTCTAATTGGGTGCCATACCTCGTTTGGATCAAAGGCGTCGAGATGGTTCACCGACAAGCCGTCCTGAGCTTCCCAACCCCACGATCTCTGAAAACTTACAATGCTGTTGAAAAGCGCCTTCTTTTTGAGACCTAGCATGTGGTGAATCTCCCtcagaggaagatgttggtATGGCAAGCTGTCAAGATAGTCTTGCTGAGCAGCCTTCAAGACCTCGAGCATCGACAATGAGTTTTCAAAAGAGATAAGGCATGGTTCCATACTAATGAGAGGGCCGAAGATCCTATCCACTCGTGGAATGGGAGCGTCTCTTCCAGAACTAATATTGCCAAAGCATGGCGATAAACTTCCGGTATACAGTCTTAGAACCATGGCCCACGCAACACGGATCAATGTCGCAGTTGTAATTTCAGAAGCGCTGCAAAATTCCTTTATAAGCTCACTCGATTTAATGGGAACTTGAATGTTTtcaaaagatgaagaatttTGGTCGACTACTGCAGCCGGTAAGATACAGGGTACAGCATTTTCAAGACGTCCAGACCAGAAGTCAATTGAAGCATCCTTAGACTGCGATTGAAGATATTCGACAAAACTCCTGTAAGATCCTGTCGAGCCCTGGGAATCATTATAGGCTTCCTGAAGATTCTTCCAAAGCAATTGCAGTGAGAACCCATCCATGATAGCATGACTAATGTGCAACTCCAAATGGGCTGTCGTTGCATCAATCTCGTGTATGATGAGATGGTGCTGCAATTCGTCAGGCCCGTAAGTCTCACTTATCTCATGCTGAAGTGTCCAATGAGACGTCGAGTTCTGTTTTCGTATGCGGCAAACGGATGGTATCGGATCCTTTAACACGACGTGGaatgcttctttttgctcgCCAATTTTGGTGATCAAAAGAGATCGTAGGAGTGCATGCTTACGGACTACCTCTCTCCACGCCATCTCAAGTTTTGGAATATCCAGTATTCCTGCTCCAAGCCCTGCTCTCACTTCGACGGCGAATTTGGCTCTATAGTTGCGTGGATCTCGTTTGCAGGCTGCTAAGACACCTTTTTGAAGAGGGGAGCATGGAAAGATGTCCTCTACATCACTTGATTTGACACCAAGTCGGCTCAGATGATACTGAGAAAGTTCTTGAATATTGTCATATGTTTGGAAAGCCAGTGGAAAATCCGTAAGGGTCCAACGAGGCATAGCCGTAGGCAGCTCGCTGGACATTCTAGCCAGTGTGCCCTGTAGGATGTCGACCCAATCGCAAATTTCACTTTGATGGTTCATGTATTTATTATAAGCGACCGATACAATGAGCGAGCCTTTCTCTACTCGTGCCCCAATATCAAATAAGGCAAATCTCTGAACATCTAGACGTGCAAGAGGGTCACAGTTTCGAGGCAATTGAAGCTTCTGAAAGAAAGCGTCATCATTCTCGAGTTGCTGGTAGATTCCTGCATAGTTGAACAAAATCTCCACTGGGAATTGCTTAGCAAATTCCATGGCTCCAGCACCGTCTTTGCAGAGAGATGTGAATTTTGCCCACCCGTTCTGTGGTTGGTTGCGCATCAGATCTTTTGTGAGTCGTATTACATCATCTAGGCTAGAATTGACGTCGGAAGGCACCTGCACGGGGGACATAGTGGTGAACCAGCCAACAGTGTTAGAAACATCCACGGCATTGTCCCATGGCTCACGGCCATGGCCCTCATTCATAATCATCGGACTGTGACGATCTGGGAATCTTGATACGAATGAGTGAATGACTGCCGCTATCATGAGCTCCACTGGCCGCGTTCCGAATGCATCATTACAGTGTCCCAGAATGGCTGAGGTTGCTTGGACTTTGAGTGCAAAAGTTTTGGTGAGAATGCTGTCGGACTTATTCGAGAGGTAGTCCACTCCCCAATATTCTAGATGCCCCATCTCAGGTTTACTGGGCCTAAATGACTGCGTTTCCAACCCGATCGACGCATACTGCTCTTGAAGTATTGTCCAAGTTTGAAAGTCTAGCGATGCGGATGCAAAGTTGTCTTTGAAGGTCAAAATCGACTCCAGATCGCGCAACAGCACCCTCCAAGACACAAGGTCAACCACAAGGTGATGTAttgagagaaacaaagactgagtttcatcttcattgatGATGCAGGCTGCAATTAAGGGTCCTTTCACAATGTCAAGGCTGCCGCGACATTGAGCTATCATATTGGCGACGGATTCTTCGTTCGTTTGTTTGGCACGTAT of the Trichoderma breve strain T069 chromosome 4, whole genome shotgun sequence genome contains:
- a CDS encoding alpha/beta hydrolase family domain-containing protein; the protein is MNANVPFSVTVHPYRPGYAAYETGSIGRKNAVVFIGGLGDGPHSVQYLRTVAKYLEDAENLSYSLFEFRLRSSFSGFGTASLADDVADISTLVKYLRSIGKEKIVLFGHSTGCQDCAEYTNYAKHGSSPVDGFILQAPISDREAFKLEFPDTDKSVQVAEQMIAEGKADHIAPKEVIPPSLGLAVSAYRLRSLLAKGGDEDYFSSDLDNATIKKIWSRFDKPVLVLHSAKDENVPRHVDQKRLNKLYQEAGAQVSPLSDLIPNTGHTVRRDSAREWLGERIVEFLKTLA